TGCAAATGAGTGAAGAACAGCGACAGAATCGTCACGATCACGCCGACCATCAGGCCACGCAACACCCCACCAATGGTGAAGCCGATCAGAATCGTGTGCGGCGACACCGGCGAGACCATCAGCTCTTCGATGGAGCGCTGGAACTTGCTGCCGAAGAAACTCGAGACGACATTGCCGTAGGAGTTGGTAATCACCGACATCATGATCAGCCCCGGCACGATGTACTCCATGTAGGTGAAGCCACCCATGTCGCCGATCTGCCGGCCGATCAGATTACCGAAGATCACAAAGTACAGAACCATAGTGATCGCTGGCGGCAGCAGGGTCTGCGGCCAGATCCGCGTGAAACGTTTGACCTCGCGGTAAACAATGGTCTGCAGCGCGACGAGGTTGGGACGGAATTCGGAACTCATACCGCCACCTTCGACAGATTTTTCTCCACCAGGGACACGAACAGCTCCTCGAGGCGATTGGTTTTGTTACGCAGGCTCAATACTTCGATGTTCTGCTGCGCCAACTGGGTGAACAACGCCGTGATGCCCATGGATTTGTCGACCTGGACTTCCAGGGTATGGCTGTCGATCAACCGCGCCGGATAGCCGAGCAATTGCGGCGCGACGCTCAAGTCGTTTTTCAGGTCCAGCAAGAAGGTTTCCACGTGCAGCTGGCCGAGCAATTGTTTCATGCTGGTGTTTTCGACGATGGTGCCGTGGTCGATGATGCCGATGTTGCGGCACAACTGCTCAGCCTCTTCCAGATAGTGCGTGGTGAGGATGATGGTGATGCCTTTCTGGTTCAGTTCGGTGAGGAACGTCCACATCGACCGGCGCAGCTCGATATCGACGCCTGCGGTCGGTTCATCGAGGATCAGCAGACGTGGTTCATGGACCAGCGCACGGGCGATCATCAAACGGCGCTTCATGCCGCCGGACAACGACCGCGACGGCACGTCGCGCTTGTCCCACAGGCCCAGTTGAGTGAGGTACTGCTCGGCGCGTTCCTTGGCGATTTTCGCTGGAATGCCGTAGTAACCGGCCTGGGTCACGACGATGTCGAAAGTCTTTTCGAACTGATTGAAGTTGAATTCCTGGGGCACCACGCCGATCGAGCGCTTGAGCTGCGCAGGATTTTTGTCGAGGTCGTGACCGAAGATATTCACCGTGCCGCTGGTCTTGTTGACCAGGGTCGAGAGTATGCCGATGGTCGTGGATTTGCCGGCACCGTTGGGGCCGAGCAAGGCGAAAAAGTCACCTTCGGCGACGTCCAGATCGATACCACTCAAGGCCTGGAACCCGTTGCCGTAGGTTTTGGTTAGCTGCCGGATGGACAGAGCGGAACTCATATCTGATTTACGCACCATTGAAGGAAAAAAGGAGACGGCGGCGAAAGATCGAACCGCAGCGCAAGTGCGCAATGGTGCTTGCCGCCGCCGTACAAGTACAGTCAAGTGTGTCGATAGTAGGTATTAAGTCAACGCGGTCATGACTGCTTTCTGGTAGGCCGGACGCTGCTTCAGGCGCTCGTACCAAGCCTGCACATGCGCTTGCGGGGCGCGTTCGATGGGCATCTCGAACCAGGCATAAATGAAACTGCCGAGCGGGATATCGCCCATGCCGATGTCTTGGCCGGAAAGATACGGTTGGCTGGCCAACGCCTCGTCGGCCATGCTCAGCAACTCGCTGCATTCCTTGATCGCGGCGTTGATCGCTGGCCAGTCCTGCTTGTCCGCCGGGGTGCGCAAGACGCCCCAGAACACCGTGCGGAATGGCCCGGCAAAACTCGACGTGGTCCAGTCCATCCACTTGTCGGCGATGGCGCGGGCTTGCGGATCGGCCGGATACCAAGCGCTATCAGGCGCATGCTTGGCCAGCAGATAACGCACGATGGCGTTGGATTCCCACAGCACGAAACCGTCGTCTTCGATCACTGGCACCCGCCCGTTCGGGTTCATCGCCCGATACTCGGGTGTGTCGACCACGCCGAATGCGCCGCCGGCATCGATTGCCTCGTAGGCCAGGCCGAGCTCCTCGGCGGCCCACAATGGCTTCCTGACATTCGATGAGTTTTTCCGTCCCCAGATCTTCAGCATGACCGCCTCTTTGCAAATGCGTGGGCAGGCAGCATACGCCGGATCAGACGCGGCTCAAATCACTCTGCATATCGCCCAGCAGTTGCGGCTGCTCATCAGTGAACAGATGCGGATAGCACTTTTGCAGATGTTCGAAGAAGAAGGTTTCCGGTACATCGGCGAATTGTCCGTGATCGACCAGATACTCCATCAACTGTGCACCGTCGCGGTTGAACGGGTGGAAAACGCTGTCGTTGATGCCGTCGAACTCCAGTGGCGCGACGTTGAACAGCTCGCAGAGCTTCTGGTTGAACGCCGGGGTGGCTTTGACCCAGCGATCATTGAGAAAAAACTCGGTGTAGCCGTGCATGGCGAACATGTCGCTTTTCAATAACTCGAGCAGACGCGGGGTCGACAGGTGATTTTTCACATCGGCCAGGCCGATCCGCGCCGCGATTCCGCAATGCCGCGCGCAGCCCGCCAGCAGCGTGGCTTTCGGTACGCAATAACTCTCCGCCGTCGCCAATGCATAACTGCCACACAAAGTCTGCGGATCACGGCTGAAGGTGTAAGGGTTGTAGCGCACCGCCTCACGTACTGCGTAATAAAGATTGATCGCCTGCTCAAGCGGATCGCGGCTGGCGCCCCGATGCTGTTCGGCGAACTCCACCACCGCCGGGTGGTCACTATCGATGAAGCGGCCGGGGCTCAGATACTCGTGCATGACGACAATCTCCTGGGTGAGTCCCGAGTCTAGCGACAGCTTCAGCACAGAGATAACGACGTTTCGGCCAAACTTGGACGCAAAGACGCGGGATCGGCGAACGATTTCCCACACGTGTTGCCCACCGAACCTACGAAAACCATCCGGGGTTTCCCACGATTTCAATCACCTTGGTCTGACCACCCGGTTTTACAGATGCCGTCTAAGCTCTGGAGGGTCGATTTGCCTTGGTTCACGGAGGACTGAATATGCTGTTGTTGTGGATACTGGTTTTGATCGTTGGCGTGGCATATCTCGCCCACCGGCGTATTTCGCCTCTGCCCGCGTTGGGCATCGTTGCCGTCTACTTGCTGGCGATGGGTATTTTCAGTCATGCGCCGGGATGGCTGTTGCTGGTGTTCTGGGTCCTGCTGGCGGTGGTCGCTGCACCGTTGCTGCTGCCTGACCTGCGCCGCAAGCATTTCACGGCGCCGCTGTTCAACTGGTTTCAGAAAACCCTGCCGCCCATGTCGCAGACCGAACGCGACGCAATCGATGCCGGCACTGTCTGGTGGGATGGCGAGCTGTTCAGCGGCCGTCCGGACTGGGACAAACTGCTGGCCTACCCCAAGGTGCAACTGAGCGAAGAAGAACAGGCCTTCATTGATGGCCCGACTGAAGAACTCTGCGCGATGGTCACTGACTGGCAGATCGGCCAGTCGATGGACTTGCCGCCGGAAGCCTGGGCGCACATCAAGGAACACGGCTTTTTTGCCCTGATCATTCCGAAAGAATTCGGTGGTAAAGGGTTCTCTGCTTACGCTCACTCGCAAGTGGCAATGAAACTGGCCACACGCAGCGGTGACCTCGCCTCCACCGTGATGGTGCCGAACTCACTCGGCCCGGCCGAACTGCTGTTGCATTACGGCACCGACAAACAACGCAATC
This region of Pseudomonas sp. R84 genomic DNA includes:
- a CDS encoding ABC transporter ATP-binding protein, with translation MSSALSIRQLTKTYGNGFQALSGIDLDVAEGDFFALLGPNGAGKSTTIGILSTLVNKTSGTVNIFGHDLDKNPAQLKRSIGVVPQEFNFNQFEKTFDIVVTQAGYYGIPAKIAKERAEQYLTQLGLWDKRDVPSRSLSGGMKRRLMIARALVHEPRLLILDEPTAGVDIELRRSMWTFLTELNQKGITIILTTHYLEEAEQLCRNIGIIDHGTIVENTSMKQLLGQLHVETFLLDLKNDLSVAPQLLGYPARLIDSHTLEVQVDKSMGITALFTQLAQQNIEVLSLRNKTNRLEELFVSLVEKNLSKVAV
- a CDS encoding ABC transporter permease, which gives rise to MSSEFRPNLVALQTIVYREVKRFTRIWPQTLLPPAITMVLYFVIFGNLIGRQIGDMGGFTYMEYIVPGLIMMSVITNSYGNVVSSFFGSKFQRSIEELMVSPVSPHTILIGFTIGGVLRGLMVGVIVTILSLFFTHLQVHHLGVTILVVVLTATIFSLLGFINAVFARNFDDISIIPTFVLTPLTYLGGVFYSITLLPPFWQTVSLANPVLHMVNAFRYGILGVSDIKIGIAITFMLVATVVLYLGCARLLVSGRGMRT
- a CDS encoding glutathione S-transferase encodes the protein MLKIWGRKNSSNVRKPLWAAEELGLAYEAIDAGGAFGVVDTPEYRAMNPNGRVPVIEDDGFVLWESNAIVRYLLAKHAPDSAWYPADPQARAIADKWMDWTTSSFAGPFRTVFWGVLRTPADKQDWPAINAAIKECSELLSMADEALASQPYLSGQDIGMGDIPLGSFIYAWFEMPIERAPQAHVQAWYERLKQRPAYQKAVMTALT
- a CDS encoding transglutaminase family protein, which gives rise to MHEYLSPGRFIDSDHPAVVEFAEQHRGASRDPLEQAINLYYAVREAVRYNPYTFSRDPQTLCGSYALATAESYCVPKATLLAGCARHCGIAARIGLADVKNHLSTPRLLELLKSDMFAMHGYTEFFLNDRWVKATPAFNQKLCELFNVAPLEFDGINDSVFHPFNRDGAQLMEYLVDHGQFADVPETFFFEHLQKCYPHLFTDEQPQLLGDMQSDLSRV